A single Panthera uncia isolate 11264 chromosome E2 unlocalized genomic scaffold, Puncia_PCG_1.0 HiC_scaffold_19, whole genome shotgun sequence DNA region contains:
- the ZNF835 gene encoding zinc finger protein 835 produces the protein MEGLLTVATPQGPEVGETREQEGRFKDRQENQKSCLKQEATASGEEPAKDGVQERGELGGVPGTGRSPPLPQAGARPRRRGAPRKNPKQKRAGSGEEERGGGGPRKPWTCGDCGKAFSYCSAFTLHQRTHTGERPFACADCGKAFSQSVHLTLHRRTHTGERPYACPECGKAFSQGSYLASHWRTHTGERPHRCADCGKAFARPTHLAQHRRVHTGERPYACGQCAKAFRNRSSLLEHQRVHTGEKPYACARCQKAFRFSSALIRHRRTHTAERPYACGQCAKAFTQLAHLAQHRRVHTGEKPYACPECGAPFSQSASLAEHRRIHTGEKPYACAQCGKAFTQVSHLAQHRRVHTGERPYACADCGRAFSNRSHLAQHRLVHTGARPYRCPECGAAFGHVSSLIEHQKIHTGEKPYRCGDCGKAFSQGSSLTLHRRTHTGERPYACPECGKAFSNRSYLIQHHIVHTGEKPYECGGCGKAFSFSSALIRHQRTHADGRPCPRVRCGHTATPLPHLTGPPGSPREEEPGSGSDPTQSATDRQKDELMPNGDL, from the coding sequence ATGGAAGGACTCTTGACCGTGGCCACCCCCCAGGGCCCCGAGGTGGGGGAAACCCGGGAACAAGAGGGTCGGTTCAAGGACCGGCAGGAGAACCAGAAAAGCTGTTTGAAGCAAGAGGCCACGGCCTCCGGGGAAGAGCCCGCCAAGGACGGTGTGCAGGAGCGGGGCGAGCTCGGCGGGGTGCCGGGAACCGGCCggagccctcccctgccccaagcCGGCGCCCGACCCCGGAGGCGCGGCGCGCCCAGGAAGAACCCGAAGCAGAAGAGGGCGGGCTCCGGCGAGGAGGAGCGAGGAGGGGGCGGCCCCCGGAAGCCGTGGACGTGCGGGGACTGCGGCAAGGCCTTCAGCTACTGCTCGGCCTTCACCCTGCACCAGAGAACCCACACCGGCGAGAGGCCGTTCGCGTGCGCCGATTGCGGCAAGGCCTTCAGCCAGAGCGTCCACCTGACGCTCCACCGGCGCACGCACACGGGCGAGCGGCCGTACGCGTGCCCCGAGTGCGGCAAGGCCTTCAGCCAGGGCTCCTACCTGGCGTCGCACTGGCGCACGCACACGGGCGAGCGGCCGCACCGCTGCGCCGACTGCGGCAAGGCCTTCGCGCGCCCCACGCACCTGGCGCAGCACCGGCGCGTGCACACGGGCGAGCGGCCGTACGCGTGCGGCCAGTGCGCCAAGGCCTTCCGCAACCGCTCGTCCCTGCTGGAGCACCAGCGCGTgcacacgggcgagaagccgTACGCGTGCGCGCGCTGCCAGAAGGCCTTCCGCTTCTCCTCGGCGCTCATCCGCCACCGGCGCACGCACACGGCCGAGCGGCCGTACGCCTGCGGCCAGTGCGCCAAGGCCTTCACGCAGCTCGCGCACCTGGCGCAGCATCGGCGCGTgcacacgggcgagaagccgTACGCGTGCCCCGAGTGCGGCGCGCCCTTCAGCCAGAGCGCCTCGCTGGCCGAGCACCGGCGCATCCACACGGGCGAGAAGCCGTACGCGTGCGCGCAGTGCGGCAAGGCCTTCACGCAGGTGTCGCACCTGGCGCAGCACCGGCGCGTGCACACGGGTGAGCGGCCGTACGCGTGCGCCGACTGCGGCCGCGCCTTCAGCAACCGCTCGCACCTGGCGCAGCACCGCCTGGTGCATACGGGCGCGCGGCCCTACCGGTGCCCGGAGTGCGGGGCGGCCTTCGGCCACGTGTCGTCCCTCATCGAGCACCAGAAGATccacacgggcgagaagccctACCGCTGCGGGGACTGCGGCAAGGCCTTCAGCCAGGGCTCGTCGCTGACGCTGCACCGGCGCACGCACACGGGCGAGCGGCCCTACGCGTGCCCCGAGTGCGGCAAGGCTTTCAGCAACCGCTCCTACCTCATCCAGCACCACATCGTgcacacgggcgagaagccctACGAGTGCGGCGGCTGCGGCAAGGCCTTCAGCTTCTCCTCCGCGCTCATTCGGCACCAGCGGACGCACGCCGACGGGAGGCCCTGCCCGCGCGTCCGCTGCGGCCACACCGCCACCCCGCTGCCGCACCTGACGGGGCCCCCGGGCTCCCCCCGGGAGGAGGAGCCAGGCAGCGGCAGCGACCCCACACAGAGTGCCACAGACCGGCAGAAGGACGAGCTGATGCCTAACGGGGACCTCTGA
- the SMIM17 gene encoding small integral membrane protein 17, with the protein MQSLRPEQIRGLLEPERAKTLLPRESRAWEKRATPTKDWVAVEVGATGCDGDEKGLSSQETGLAQEWTSADVDDGSEDSQGFVEWSKAPQQTTIVLVVCVLFLFLVLTGMPMMFHI; encoded by the exons ATGCAGAGCCTCAGGCCTGAGCAGATTCGGGGGCTGCTGGAGCCCGAGAGGGCCAAGACGCTGCTGCCTCGGGAGAGCAGGGCCTGGGAGAAGCGTGCCACCCCCACCAAAGACTGGGTGGCTGTGGAGGTCGGGGCCACCGGCTGTGACGGTGACGAGAAAG GTCTGTCCTCTCAAGAGACCGGGCTGGCCCAGGAGTGGACCTCGGCGGACGTAGATGACGGGTCAGAGGACTCGCAG ggCTTTGTGGAGTGGTCAAAAGCTCCACAACAAACGACCATAGTCTTGGTAGTGTGTGTCCTGTTTTTGTTCCTGGTTTTAACAGGGATGCCTATGATGTTTCACATTTAA